The Fuerstiella sp. genome has a segment encoding these proteins:
- a CDS encoding MotA/TolQ/ExbB proton channel family protein — translation MQFQVQPALLAQIDISPILLWLGYAIYGALAISFIYGVYCIIVLMRRVAQKSFPGRESAEQFLEDIGGHLESNHFDAATEICDSPELWSRAVPQLVMVAIENRNKPVRKIRQLLSEFYEREIVSEFDRRLAWLNTIVKSAPMLGLLGTVVGMIGAFREIAGSAKPEPSDLADDISFALLTTACGLAIAIPIVVMTNLANVRIARLQDSVDEIMGIVVDDLEASQVRAGLSSGPKSRS, via the coding sequence ATGCAATTTCAGGTCCAGCCGGCACTGCTGGCTCAGATTGATATTTCGCCCATTCTTCTCTGGCTGGGCTACGCAATTTACGGCGCGCTGGCGATTTCCTTTATTTACGGTGTCTATTGTATTATCGTGCTGATGCGCCGAGTGGCTCAGAAATCTTTTCCCGGACGTGAGTCCGCTGAACAGTTTCTGGAAGATATTGGCGGTCACCTGGAGTCAAATCATTTTGACGCGGCTACGGAAATCTGCGACTCTCCTGAACTTTGGTCGCGTGCGGTTCCCCAGCTGGTCATGGTGGCGATTGAAAATCGAAATAAACCGGTAAGAAAGATTCGACAGCTGCTGAGCGAGTTCTATGAGCGAGAAATTGTGTCAGAGTTTGACCGAAGACTCGCTTGGCTCAATACGATTGTTAAGTCTGCCCCGATGCTGGGTCTGCTGGGCACAGTCGTTGGTATGATCGGGGCCTTTCGTGAGATCGCGGGTTCGGCAAAACCCGAGCCGTCGGATCTGGCAGACGACATCAGCTTTGCACTGTTAACGACGGCCTGTGGTCTTGCCATTGCCATTCCGATTGTGGTGATGACGAATCTTGCCAATGTCAGGATTGCCAGACTGCAGGATTCGGTCGATGAAATCATGGGGATCGTGGTTGACGATCTGGAAGCATCACAGGTTCGCGCCGGTCTGAGTTCCGGACCGAAATCCCGGTCGTGA
- a CDS encoding PQQ-binding-like beta-propeller repeat protein, protein MSKRKSKDDSVEYMDDAADSAQAASEAVEHRRDEIRSRAQRQLRRGRLSQLNDQIAGGPTRPGEQKLSRSPFVLGMCFVIFGLGIVAAVFYFLLMTESESRRLQQAQQALQNSSYNEAEDLFRQFLEIHPGSTSKESALIGLHSARVRKYSEGNSFSIDSVIQARMCLDEFFHVCRDFSGFAEQKDDLIRFSKKITSAAAQVAKEKASQEALDASEATLVMLDRLTQKGGGVSPQKREELESLQRSAAAAILKTDRLSNSLASIRHKLETEDTFGALGVYTEVVDRFDVIRNDQEFNDVLSEIEAAEVERVVAEDLGAEAYPLDADIDQRPSLSLNLQTQAQSGLVSDGKLVFGSGGDVVFALDSKTGRPVWKRNIGGPAPFAPAKVDASSPALLLFHSERNELMLVRQTDSTLIWRQSIESPASGPPLIFNQQIYITTEAGDLWQVAVATGQAVRRVRFSQPVQGPPTVSRDKASLVIPGRTAFVYTLSLQPLECRAATWLEYGEGSVGAPLLTMGELFLLCENDSVDNSRIRALTLSENGKLVERQSRSVVGQIWDPCLLRGDQLYVPSTPQRLTAFRVSDRPDTDALSDIGTNQLENAVFASTFLAAGPGGNLWMASTALRRFSITSQAVLLDEAVVAGGQHLYPMQIDDESLLVTTTKPFSASVFFTRVNRNTMTGDWRTVLSTNLVAVGQSTSGRSLIALSDFGNVFRIPVSEIDESGFHTTSLSPFRLPEGLSDPVGGTELPDGRLAAWCYGSERALWTFTPTGQLERNWDRELPGSLECDPVPLADGLVVASPGRLTLTATRQKSEDYQVSRDLNAEASWKSMTSISETQLIAINSDNRMVQIEYRESPEPHLAEVASTSFDGETDLPPVAAGEYLCAATTDGQLLLINSSTLQKVQERDLGAAVSHPLRIAADRLFVEIGDDEVEVFELNAELNSVGKFSKNASQFVDAPLPLPSGGFLAAFSDGTVMNLDAAGLPVGESTQLDMRLQRGPVAVGSSFIVVGADGSLYSLNDVVSH, encoded by the coding sequence GTGTCGAAGCGTAAGTCGAAAGACGATTCTGTTGAGTACATGGACGATGCGGCTGATTCTGCACAGGCAGCTTCGGAAGCCGTCGAACATCGCCGTGATGAAATTCGTTCGCGGGCTCAACGCCAGTTGCGACGAGGTCGTTTGTCTCAGCTGAATGATCAGATCGCCGGTGGCCCGACCCGTCCCGGCGAACAGAAATTGTCACGTTCACCGTTTGTTCTTGGGATGTGCTTCGTCATTTTCGGCCTGGGGATCGTTGCTGCCGTATTTTATTTTCTGTTAATGACGGAAAGTGAATCTCGTCGACTGCAGCAGGCACAGCAGGCACTGCAGAATTCCAGTTATAACGAAGCAGAAGATCTGTTTCGGCAATTCCTTGAAATTCATCCGGGCAGCACTTCGAAAGAGTCGGCTCTGATTGGCCTGCATTCTGCCCGTGTTCGGAAATACAGCGAGGGTAATTCGTTCAGTATTGATTCGGTGATTCAGGCCCGGATGTGTCTGGATGAATTTTTTCATGTATGCCGTGACTTCAGCGGCTTCGCTGAACAAAAGGACGATTTGATTCGATTCTCGAAGAAGATCACCAGTGCAGCCGCACAGGTGGCAAAGGAGAAGGCCAGCCAGGAGGCACTGGATGCCAGTGAAGCAACTCTTGTGATGCTGGACCGGCTGACGCAGAAAGGTGGTGGCGTCAGTCCTCAGAAGCGTGAGGAGCTGGAAAGTCTTCAGCGCAGCGCAGCAGCCGCCATTCTTAAAACTGACCGTCTCAGTAATTCACTTGCGTCAATTCGTCACAAGCTGGAGACCGAAGACACGTTCGGTGCATTGGGCGTGTACACCGAGGTAGTTGATCGTTTCGATGTGATCAGGAACGATCAGGAGTTTAATGATGTGTTGTCAGAGATTGAGGCTGCGGAAGTTGAGAGAGTGGTTGCTGAAGATCTTGGTGCAGAGGCGTATCCACTGGATGCGGATATCGATCAACGGCCTTCGCTGTCACTCAATCTGCAGACTCAGGCTCAGTCCGGTCTGGTCTCCGACGGGAAACTCGTTTTTGGTTCAGGAGGCGACGTGGTTTTTGCTCTGGACTCAAAAACCGGCAGACCGGTGTGGAAACGTAACATCGGAGGACCGGCTCCGTTTGCTCCGGCCAAGGTCGATGCTTCGTCACCTGCGCTGCTGCTGTTCCACAGCGAACGCAACGAACTGATGCTGGTGCGACAGACAGACAGTACATTGATCTGGAGACAGTCGATTGAATCACCGGCGTCCGGTCCGCCTTTAATATTCAACCAGCAGATCTATATTACTACGGAAGCGGGAGACTTGTGGCAGGTTGCTGTCGCGACGGGGCAGGCTGTCAGACGAGTCCGGTTCAGTCAGCCGGTGCAGGGACCGCCAACTGTCAGCCGGGATAAGGCATCACTTGTGATCCCCGGGCGGACCGCATTTGTTTACACATTGTCGCTGCAGCCGCTGGAATGTCGCGCGGCTACCTGGCTGGAGTATGGTGAAGGAAGTGTGGGCGCGCCGTTATTGACGATGGGGGAACTGTTTCTGTTGTGCGAAAATGATTCTGTCGACAATTCTCGTATACGGGCTTTGACGTTGTCTGAAAATGGAAAACTGGTCGAACGTCAAAGTCGCAGTGTTGTCGGCCAGATTTGGGATCCGTGTCTACTGCGGGGAGATCAGCTTTATGTTCCATCGACACCTCAGCGTTTAACAGCCTTTCGAGTGTCCGATCGACCCGATACCGATGCACTTTCGGATATCGGGACCAACCAGCTGGAAAACGCAGTCTTTGCTTCCACGTTTCTTGCGGCCGGACCAGGCGGCAACCTGTGGATGGCGAGTACGGCTTTGCGCCGTTTTAGTATTACGTCACAGGCCGTCCTGCTGGATGAAGCGGTGGTTGCCGGGGGCCAGCATCTGTATCCGATGCAGATTGATGATGAGAGTCTGCTGGTGACAACGACAAAACCATTTTCCGCGTCCGTGTTTTTTACGCGGGTGAATCGCAATACGATGACGGGGGACTGGCGGACAGTGCTGAGTACCAATCTGGTGGCAGTTGGTCAGTCGACGTCCGGACGGTCGCTGATTGCTCTGAGTGATTTTGGTAACGTCTTTCGGATTCCCGTCAGCGAAATTGATGAATCAGGTTTTCACACCACATCGCTCAGCCCGTTTCGTCTTCCCGAGGGACTCAGTGATCCGGTGGGCGGTACGGAGCTTCCGGACGGTCGACTTGCTGCCTGGTGTTATGGCAGTGAACGGGCCCTGTGGACATTTACTCCGACAGGTCAGCTGGAGAGAAACTGGGACCGGGAACTTCCCGGATCCCTGGAATGTGATCCTGTGCCGCTGGCCGACGGCCTGGTGGTGGCTTCACCAGGCCGACTGACACTAACGGCCACCCGGCAAAAGTCCGAAGACTATCAGGTGTCACGGGATTTGAATGCGGAAGCCTCGTGGAAGTCCATGACGTCCATCAGTGAGACGCAGCTGATCGCGATTAACTCGGATAACAGGATGGTGCAGATTGAATACCGTGAGAGTCCAGAACCTCATCTTGCGGAAGTTGCCTCCACTTCCTTTGACGGTGAGACAGATCTGCCTCCGGTTGCAGCCGGCGAGTATCTGTGCGCCGCAACGACTGACGGACAACTGCTGTTGATCAATTCATCGACGCTGCAGAAAGTTCAGGAGCGTGACCTTGGTGCGGCGGTCAGTCATCCGCTGCGGATTGCAGCAGATCGTCTGTTTGTCGAGATCGGTGATGATGAAGTGGAGGTTTTTGAACTGAATGCTGAATTGAATTCTGTCGGAAAATTTTCGAAAAATGCGTCTCAATTTGTTGATGCACCGTTGCCACTGCCGAGTGGCGGATTCCTTGCGGCATTTTCTGACGGGACGGTGATGAATCTGGATGCTGCGGGTTTGCCGGTCGGAGAGTCGACCCAACTGGATATGCGGCTTCAGCGAGGTCCCGTTGCCGTTGGCTCTTCTTTCATTGTGGTGGGAGCTGACGGAAGTCTGTATTCCCTGAACGACGTGGTCAGTCATTGA
- a CDS encoding protein kinase, with amino-acid sequence MKDLVGKTFGEYRLVKHIGSGGMADVYLAEQTTLERSVAVKVLKPALMNSSGERVVSRFRQEAMTAAALSHANIVQVYTIGHEGDYHFIAQEYVRGKDLASILKIHGIPELHVALHVIRQMAAALAAAGNAGIVHRDIKPDNVLVDKNGVVKVADFGLAQLQEKSEPGGLTLEGTTLGTPLYMSPEQVRGEDLDQRSDIYSFGITCYQMLCNRTPFTGNTATGIAVQHITTMAPPLSEENPDLPDVICRMVHCMIAKRRSQRYQTAGAILNDVKILQTAVRQKRSLDLVRLPELSQIEKITGKAVTESSAVPAEKKKNAPARVSSSFVSTDVQKAKDRRLSGRRAPDMVLGNRQWVSLPSWEELDDDEIGLGRRRPEFEETDLTPMVDVTFLLLIFFMITAAFDLQKKFDVAPARLEEAVEVTLDDTDDPSLLIEIGHDNVVYIGDEKAQTYEDILGRLETAHREDADLDLQLRIDPDSRHEMRIRVNDAGTQAGFSRIRTVFGTVE; translated from the coding sequence ATGAAAGATCTGGTCGGAAAAACATTTGGTGAATACCGACTGGTGAAGCATATCGGCAGTGGCGGGATGGCTGACGTTTATCTGGCGGAGCAAACGACGCTGGAACGGTCTGTGGCGGTGAAGGTTCTCAAGCCGGCCCTGATGAACTCATCAGGCGAACGCGTTGTTTCACGGTTTCGCCAGGAAGCAATGACCGCTGCTGCGCTCAGTCACGCGAATATTGTGCAGGTTTATACGATTGGGCATGAGGGGGATTATCACTTTATTGCCCAGGAATATGTTCGGGGTAAGGACCTTGCTTCGATTCTAAAGATCCACGGCATACCTGAACTGCATGTTGCACTGCATGTCATCAGGCAAATGGCAGCGGCCCTTGCTGCTGCGGGGAATGCAGGCATTGTTCATCGGGATATCAAGCCGGACAATGTCCTCGTAGATAAAAACGGCGTTGTGAAGGTCGCGGATTTTGGCCTGGCTCAACTTCAGGAAAAGTCAGAACCGGGCGGACTGACACTGGAGGGTACGACACTTGGGACGCCGCTGTACATGAGCCCTGAGCAGGTCCGTGGAGAAGATCTTGACCAGCGGTCAGATATTTACTCCTTTGGGATCACCTGTTACCAGATGTTGTGTAATCGGACTCCGTTTACGGGTAACACGGCAACCGGAATTGCGGTTCAGCATATTACGACGATGGCTCCGCCTCTTTCCGAAGAAAATCCTGATCTGCCCGACGTTATCTGTCGGATGGTACACTGCATGATCGCGAAAAGACGATCGCAGCGTTATCAGACAGCCGGGGCAATCCTGAACGACGTCAAAATTCTGCAAACCGCTGTCAGGCAAAAGCGTTCACTGGACCTGGTGCGACTGCCGGAGTTGTCTCAGATCGAGAAGATAACGGGTAAGGCCGTTACTGAGTCGAGTGCGGTACCTGCAGAAAAGAAAAAAAACGCACCCGCCAGGGTTAGTAGCTCATTTGTCTCAACCGATGTGCAAAAGGCGAAGGATCGCAGGTTATCCGGGCGTCGCGCACCTGACATGGTGCTTGGTAATCGTCAGTGGGTCAGTCTTCCTTCGTGGGAAGAGCTCGACGACGATGAGATTGGTCTGGGCCGGCGTCGTCCTGAATTTGAAGAAACAGACCTGACACCAATGGTCGATGTGACGTTTTTGCTGTTAATTTTTTTCATGATTACTGCTGCATTTGATCTGCAAAAGAAGTTCGATGTTGCTCCGGCACGTCTTGAGGAAGCTGTGGAAGTGACGCTTGATGATACCGACGATCCTTCCTTGCTGATTGAGATCGGACACGACAACGTTGTGTATATCGGTGACGAAAAGGCTCAGACGTACGAGGATATTCTGGGCAGGCTGGAGACAGCACACAGGGAGGATGCAGATCTGGATTTGCAATTGCGAATTGATCCTGATTCTCGCCACGAGATGCGAATTCGGGTCAACGATGCAGGAACCCAGGCGGGTTTCAGCCGGATTCGTACTGTCTTCGGAACGGTGGAATAA
- a CDS encoding DUF1501 domain-containing protein, producing the protein MNNLSHWNNHTAVTRRDLLRQASAGFGSVALASLLSDESRAATRNDLSVQVPHFVPKAKRVIFLFMHGGPSQVDTFDFKPRLIKDDNKPIPFAKPRVVSARTYNLLKSPFRFQQYGDSGAYVSELFPHVAKHVDELTLIRSIHGSNSRHGAALLELHTGSDTFVRPSLGSWLSYGLGTENQDLPGYVTICPSLTHGGANNWTSAFLPATYAGTPVGHANMESQNAKIPFIQGSTSTDRQRMELNLLQRMNRMQLQSIGPDSDLESRIQSFELAFRLQREAPMVQDISDETERTLAMYGVNEEPTRDFGLQCLMARRFAERGVRFVQLSHSYKWDQHRGLKEGHTENALEVDQPISALLTDLRERGLLEDTLVWWGGEFGRTPVSEGGMRNGRDHNPHANTMWFCGGGMKPGIQYGETDEYGYYAVRNKVHFHDLHATILHQLGLDHERLTYRYAGRDFRLTDVHGEVVHDVLA; encoded by the coding sequence ACAATTTGTCCCACTGGAACAATCACACTGCTGTGACCCGCCGTGATTTGCTGCGACAGGCCAGTGCTGGTTTTGGATCGGTCGCCCTCGCCAGTCTGCTTTCGGACGAATCCCGTGCCGCCACTCGAAATGATTTAAGCGTTCAGGTGCCTCATTTTGTACCGAAGGCGAAACGAGTCATCTTTCTTTTCATGCACGGTGGTCCGTCGCAGGTCGACACGTTCGATTTCAAGCCCCGGTTGATTAAAGATGACAATAAACCGATTCCGTTCGCCAAACCTCGTGTTGTTTCTGCAAGGACGTACAACCTGCTGAAATCACCCTTTCGATTTCAGCAGTACGGCGACAGTGGGGCCTATGTCAGCGAACTCTTTCCCCACGTGGCAAAACATGTGGACGAGCTGACACTGATTCGCTCGATTCACGGATCGAATTCCAGACACGGTGCTGCTTTGCTGGAACTGCATACGGGCAGTGATACGTTCGTCCGCCCCAGTCTGGGCAGTTGGCTCAGTTATGGTTTGGGGACAGAGAATCAGGATCTGCCTGGATACGTCACGATCTGCCCTTCACTGACGCATGGCGGAGCCAACAACTGGACGTCCGCGTTCCTGCCGGCAACTTATGCGGGCACTCCTGTTGGTCACGCCAACATGGAATCACAGAATGCGAAAATTCCCTTCATTCAGGGGAGTACCTCAACTGACCGTCAGCGAATGGAACTGAATCTGCTGCAGCGGATGAACCGGATGCAGTTGCAGTCTATTGGTCCGGATTCAGATCTGGAGAGTCGGATTCAGTCATTTGAACTGGCCTTTCGACTGCAGCGCGAAGCGCCAATGGTTCAGGACATTTCAGATGAGACGGAACGCACTCTTGCGATGTACGGAGTCAATGAGGAACCGACCAGGGACTTTGGTCTGCAGTGTCTGATGGCTCGTCGTTTTGCCGAACGTGGTGTGAGATTTGTTCAGCTGTCACACAGTTACAAATGGGATCAGCACAGGGGCCTCAAAGAGGGACATACAGAAAATGCACTGGAAGTCGATCAGCCAATCTCTGCTCTGTTGACAGATCTGCGTGAACGCGGCTTACTGGAAGATACACTGGTCTGGTGGGGCGGTGAGTTTGGTCGTACTCCGGTATCGGAGGGTGGTATGAGGAATGGTCGTGATCATAATCCTCATGCCAATACGATGTGGTTTTGTGGCGGCGGCATGAAACCCGGCATTCAATACGGTGAGACCGATGAATATGGTTATTACGCAGTCAGGAATAAAGTCCATTTTCACGATCTGCACGCCACAATTCTGCACCAGCTGGGACTGGACCATGAACGACTTACGTACCGCTATGCAGGTCGGGACTTCAGGTTGACCGATGTGCATGGTGAAGTCGTCCACGACGTGCTGGCCTGA
- a CDS encoding ABC transporter substrate-binding protein, which produces MYVGIQKYLYPASRRQAFGSTALLRALFGFTGILCGVLAFLNTAPLWAQEDNRLDRDGLPTLESMNRPPSFEELMENERFDWVVLKLENFVLDCRLLDGPRPNTYQRLIEERDALDALPRRTAGENLHFEQLGLLTVDLRDGTVTNRQIKLDQVADIIGSEQLMLERIDLLLEEGDTDKAYDMLQRLDAYVPDWKETSPRFNRLLFLESQSHIKEGRPVAALALLEQIYDRDPTYPQLSELTGILLAPMISQAVSDSDFRRARWLLRRLTLRFSDHEVAGMWRQKLLELAVAKLMEASEYANKSDHETASRLARDSDIIWPLTGADRRTGEELLSRYQVVRVGVESVADSAFPIVSPSQRRHRELVSVPVFEADVAGEMTHFRSTIVEEWDPQDLGRVVTFSLRSRRPYWQSQVPVSAGQIAAALEGRLDPNSDQFDPRLASFVSGYIVRSPTKIEVQFSRVPLNLAALFRFPIHRVSTDRTGSELELPGKLAGRFRLKTQSKSGRSYLRTIPEPDDLQSDQYHVAEIVERVFETRHQQIQAFRRGEIDVLSDLQPWEVNPVRESGLGFVQKLAVPANHVIVFNPKSQKIVNAQLRRALSFAVPRDVILKNIILRDESMEHGRLSSATWARDSYASNPLMDPPLFNLRLAFTLKFAAEEQLRIPVRQNMVAQAREAFNATRTEDQVWSEVAWRVDHADELQDAVRDIKLPELTMLCESDPVMRTAAEKMIELWTHIGLDVRLMVADEFADSYADWDMLYRRVSMEEPLFDLWSVLLTDNTLDVNLLRRYPDWLRRDLTRLDYAGSFRAAQKSLFRLQRNIAAQAFLIPLWEVDQFVAFRSSVTGYRNRPISVYDNVQRWVVKP; this is translated from the coding sequence ATGTACGTCGGAATTCAAAAGTATCTTTATCCAGCCTCCCGGCGGCAGGCCTTCGGCAGCACAGCTTTGCTGAGGGCACTGTTTGGTTTTACCGGGATTTTGTGTGGCGTATTGGCGTTTCTGAATACCGCACCGTTATGGGCTCAGGAAGACAATCGTCTTGACCGGGACGGACTGCCGACACTGGAGAGTATGAATCGACCGCCCTCGTTTGAAGAGCTGATGGAAAATGAACGGTTTGACTGGGTGGTGCTGAAACTAGAAAACTTTGTACTTGATTGTCGCCTGCTGGATGGACCTCGCCCCAATACATATCAGCGTCTGATCGAAGAAAGAGATGCTCTGGATGCACTGCCTCGTCGAACCGCCGGGGAAAATCTGCATTTTGAACAACTTGGACTGCTGACAGTCGACCTTCGTGACGGAACGGTTACCAACAGGCAGATCAAGCTGGATCAGGTGGCTGATATTATCGGGAGTGAGCAGCTGATGCTGGAACGCATTGATTTGCTGCTTGAGGAAGGAGATACGGACAAAGCCTACGATATGCTGCAGCGGCTCGATGCGTATGTACCTGACTGGAAAGAAACCTCGCCTCGGTTTAATCGACTACTGTTTCTGGAGTCACAGTCGCATATTAAAGAAGGCCGCCCGGTTGCCGCACTGGCATTGTTAGAGCAGATATACGACAGAGATCCGACTTATCCTCAATTGTCTGAATTGACGGGGATACTGCTGGCTCCGATGATCAGCCAGGCGGTCAGCGACTCTGATTTCAGGCGTGCAAGGTGGCTGCTGCGGCGGTTAACGTTGCGGTTCAGCGATCACGAAGTTGCGGGAATGTGGCGTCAAAAATTGCTTGAACTTGCAGTGGCAAAACTCATGGAGGCATCGGAGTACGCAAACAAGTCAGATCATGAAACGGCAAGCCGACTGGCCCGAGACTCCGACATAATCTGGCCATTGACGGGTGCTGATCGCAGAACCGGTGAAGAACTCCTGTCCCGATACCAGGTGGTGCGCGTCGGTGTTGAATCAGTTGCTGACTCAGCGTTTCCGATTGTGTCACCATCTCAGCGGCGCCATCGCGAGCTGGTTTCTGTTCCGGTATTTGAGGCGGATGTTGCCGGTGAAATGACGCATTTTCGTTCAACGATCGTCGAAGAATGGGACCCTCAGGATCTGGGCCGTGTTGTGACCTTCTCTCTGCGGAGCCGTCGACCGTACTGGCAGTCACAGGTTCCGGTTTCCGCGGGACAGATTGCAGCTGCCCTGGAGGGCAGGCTCGATCCGAACAGTGACCAGTTTGATCCGCGTCTGGCCTCCTTTGTTTCCGGATACATCGTTCGATCACCCACCAAAATAGAAGTTCAGTTTTCACGCGTGCCGCTGAATCTCGCTGCGCTGTTTCGGTTTCCGATCCATCGTGTGTCTACGGACCGGACCGGCAGTGAATTGGAATTACCCGGAAAACTGGCCGGTCGTTTTCGGCTGAAAACTCAGAGTAAATCCGGACGGTCTTATTTGAGAACCATTCCGGAACCTGATGATCTTCAATCTGACCAGTACCACGTTGCAGAAATTGTCGAACGGGTTTTCGAGACTCGCCACCAGCAGATTCAGGCTTTTCGTCGGGGTGAAATTGATGTTCTTTCAGATCTTCAGCCGTGGGAAGTGAACCCGGTGCGGGAGTCGGGTCTGGGGTTTGTGCAGAAACTGGCAGTGCCGGCAAATCATGTCATCGTGTTCAATCCGAAATCCCAAAAGATTGTCAATGCCCAGCTGAGACGTGCGCTGTCCTTTGCGGTGCCCAGAGACGTCATTCTGAAAAATATTATTCTGAGGGATGAATCCATGGAGCATGGTCGTCTCAGCAGCGCCACGTGGGCGCGTGACAGTTATGCCAGTAATCCTTTGATGGATCCTCCGCTGTTCAATCTCCGACTCGCGTTTACACTGAAGTTTGCAGCAGAGGAACAGCTGCGTATTCCGGTCAGACAGAATATGGTTGCCCAGGCCCGGGAAGCGTTCAATGCCACTCGAACCGAGGATCAGGTGTGGAGTGAAGTTGCATGGCGGGTCGATCATGCTGACGAACTTCAGGATGCAGTCCGGGATATTAAACTTCCTGAGTTGACCATGCTCTGCGAATCAGATCCGGTAATGCGAACTGCGGCCGAAAAGATGATTGAGCTGTGGACGCACATTGGCCTTGATGTTCGGCTGATGGTGGCCGATGAGTTCGCTGACAGTTATGCCGACTGGGACATGCTGTATCGTCGTGTCAGTATGGAAGAGCCGTTGTTTGATCTGTGGTCTGTGTTGTTGACGGACAACACACTGGATGTCAATCTGTTGAGGCGGTATCCGGACTGGCTCAGACGTGACCTGACGCGTCTGGACTATGCGGGAAGTTTTCGCGCGGCTCAGAAAAGTTTATTCCGGCTGCAGCGAAATATTGCAGCCCAGGCGTTTTTGATTCCTTTGTGGGAGGTTGATCAGTTCGTCGCATTTCGCAGCAGCGTGACCGGTTACAGGAACCGTCCGATTTCTGTATACGACAACGTTCAACGCTGGGTGGTGAAACCTTGA
- a CDS encoding biopolymer transporter ExbD, whose protein sequence is MPRRSPEFRIGGRKKRTADSDLDITPMIDVTFLLLIFFMVTSTMQATPDKDIPPAVTGQNANANGYLNVEILSPDVISDDSRLLFDGRRVSLDELADELEDLAVGGKLDIMIYAGRDARNGFVGEVESVINSIEGEVDYDHAVRDL, encoded by the coding sequence ATGCCGCGACGGTCTCCGGAATTCAGGATTGGCGGAAGAAAAAAGCGGACAGCAGACAGTGACCTCGACATCACTCCGATGATTGACGTCACCTTTTTGCTGCTGATTTTTTTTATGGTGACATCCACGATGCAGGCGACTCCGGACAAGGATATTCCACCTGCTGTGACCGGACAGAATGCCAACGCCAACGGGTACCTGAACGTTGAGATTTTGTCTCCGGATGTAATCTCAGATGACAGCCGGCTGTTGTTCGACGGGAGACGAGTGAGTCTGGACGAGCTGGCAGATGAACTGGAAGACCTGGCTGTTGGTGGCAAACTGGACATTATGATTTATGCCGGACGTGATGCACGCAATGGGTTTGTCGGCGAAGTGGAATCCGTTATTAACTCGATAGAAGGCGAGGTGGATTACGATCACGCGGTGCGTGATCTGTAA